A genomic region of Streptomyces sp. R33 contains the following coding sequences:
- a CDS encoding 3-deoxy-7-phosphoheptulonate synthase, with product MTRATQWPADLDGSAGTARPADRRLFDELDAALARPAAQQPVWGDPEQARDAVALLSRAEPIVTPAETARLRSRLAAVARGEAFLLQGGDCAETFAANTEAHVRANLWTLVDMASVLARRTGLPVVKVARMAGQYAKPRSQAVDALGLPVYRGDMVNSVEPTLAARTPDPHRMLRAHAEAARTMALVRTFGDNGDGNGDSDIYVSHEALLLDYERSLLRVDTSGPEPRLASGLGHFLWIGERTRRLDGAHIAFAELLSNPIGLKIGPGTSPETAAAYVRRLDPHREPGRLTLVSRMGHRQVRDVLPPIVAEVAASGHQVIWQCDPMHGNTYTSANGYKTRNLRHIADEMAGFFEVHRRLGTHPGGIHIEATGDDVTECIGGASGTTEADLPARYHTACDPRLNAEQSMELAFSVPEMTAAGVTDFEAVLR from the coding sequence ATGACACGTGCAACTCAGTGGCCGGCCGATCTCGACGGATCGGCCGGCACCGCCCGGCCGGCGGACCGCCGGCTGTTCGACGAGCTGGACGCGGCGCTCGCCAGGCCGGCCGCGCAGCAGCCGGTCTGGGGAGACCCGGAGCAGGCGAGGGACGCGGTGGCACTGCTGAGCCGCGCCGAGCCGATCGTGACGCCGGCCGAGACGGCACGGCTGCGCAGCCGGCTCGCCGCGGTCGCGCGCGGCGAGGCGTTCCTGCTCCAGGGCGGTGACTGCGCCGAAACGTTCGCGGCGAACACCGAAGCCCATGTGCGCGCCAATCTGTGGACGCTCGTGGACATGGCCTCCGTGCTCGCCCGCCGCACCGGACTGCCCGTCGTCAAGGTCGCCCGTATGGCCGGCCAGTACGCCAAGCCCCGATCCCAGGCCGTCGACGCACTGGGGCTGCCCGTCTACCGCGGCGACATGGTCAACTCGGTCGAGCCCACGCTCGCGGCCCGGACACCCGATCCCCACCGGATGCTGCGGGCCCACGCCGAGGCCGCGCGCACCATGGCCCTGGTCCGCACCTTCGGCGACAACGGCGACGGGAACGGCGACAGCGACATCTACGTCAGTCACGAGGCACTCCTGCTCGACTACGAGCGGTCCTTGCTCCGCGTGGACACCAGCGGGCCCGAGCCCCGGCTGGCCAGTGGGCTGGGGCACTTCCTGTGGATCGGCGAGCGCACCCGCCGGCTCGACGGCGCGCACATCGCGTTCGCGGAACTGCTGTCCAACCCCATCGGACTCAAGATCGGTCCGGGCACGAGCCCGGAGACGGCCGCCGCGTACGTGCGGCGACTCGACCCGCACCGTGAACCCGGACGGCTGACGCTGGTCAGCCGCATGGGACACCGGCAGGTCCGGGACGTCCTGCCGCCGATCGTCGCGGAGGTCGCCGCCTCCGGCCACCAGGTGATCTGGCAGTGCGATCCGATGCACGGCAATACGTACACGTCGGCGAACGGATACAAGACGCGCAATCTCCGGCACATAGCCGACGAGATGGCCGGCTTCTTCGAAGTCCACCGGCGGCTGGGCACCCACCCCGGCGGAATTCACATCGAAGCGACGGGCGACGACGTCACGGAATGCATCGGCGGTGCCTCCGGAACGACCGAAGCCGACCTGCCCGCCCGCTACCACACGGCCTGTGATCCCCGCCTCAACGCGGAGCAGTCGATGGAACTCGCATTCTCCGTCCCGGAGATGACGGCGGCCGGTGTCACCGACTTCGAGGCGGTGCTGCGATGA
- a CDS encoding arylamine N-acetyltransferase, with protein MDIETLRKLHKSHLMAIPYNGTAYDVNDGVHLVDLDEDAMFETSILQGRGGTCYHLNRLFFRLLRELGYEVTLLAASTGEGWDNFAVKVEHMFIRVALDGDEWLVDVGYPGPSYIEPLLVSDAVQSQYGSQYRLVERESEIALQRRGAVTRWGVVYTFTMQSRQWSDWKELEDRLREILSDENRPDSREILCGRTFENGQVVMKKRRHLTVRDGREQVRTITDDAELRTLVSGILSGALD; from the coding sequence GTGGACATCGAGACTCTGCGAAAGCTGCACAAGAGCCACCTGATGGCGATTCCGTACAACGGCACCGCCTACGACGTCAATGACGGAGTGCACCTCGTCGACCTCGACGAGGACGCCATGTTCGAGACGAGCATTCTCCAGGGGCGGGGCGGTACCTGTTACCACCTGAACCGGCTGTTCTTCCGGCTTCTGCGCGAGCTGGGCTACGAGGTGACGCTGCTGGCGGCCAGCACCGGCGAGGGCTGGGACAACTTCGCCGTCAAGGTCGAGCACATGTTCATCCGTGTCGCCCTGGACGGTGACGAATGGCTCGTGGACGTCGGCTATCCGGGCCCCTCCTACATCGAGCCGTTGCTGGTCTCCGACGCGGTGCAGTCCCAGTACGGGTCCCAGTACCGGCTGGTCGAGCGCGAGTCCGAGATCGCCCTCCAACGCCGGGGGGCGGTCACCCGGTGGGGCGTCGTCTACACGTTCACGATGCAGTCCCGGCAGTGGAGCGACTGGAAGGAACTGGAGGACCGCCTCCGGGAGATCCTGTCGGATGAGAACCGGCCAGACAGCCGGGAAATCCTGTGCGGCCGGACCTTCGAGAACGGTCAGGTCGTCATGAAGAAGCGACGTCATCTGACGGTCCGCGACGGTCGTGAGCAGGTGCGCACGATCACCGACGACGCCGAGCTCCGGACACTGGTCTCCGGAATCCTCTCCGGCGCACTGGACTGA
- a CDS encoding 3-dehydroquinate synthase family protein has product MDENTADAASVPLRLRDHAYDVVIGPGVRTSLADVIRRLGAGRAVVVSARPAEWVPDTGVETLLLPARDGEQDKTLATVEALCGEFVRFGLTRSDVVVSCGGGTTTDVVGLAAALYHRGVPVVHLPTTLLAQVDASVGGKTAVNLPAGKNLVGAYWQPSAVLCDTEYLSTLPRRELLNGLGEIARCHFIGAADLRGLSLEEQITASVSLKARIVETDERDTGPRHTLNYGHTLGHALEKATDFALRHGEGVAIGTVFAGRLAGALGRIDQARVEEHQDVVRYYGLPTALPVEAEPAALIDLMRHDKKAMNGLSFVLDGPNGAELVSDVPHEVVARVLDRMPRARLADLVGGAALEASTTDAAQK; this is encoded by the coding sequence ATGGATGAAAACACGGCTGATGCGGCTTCCGTTCCTCTGCGCCTCAGAGATCATGCGTACGACGTGGTCATCGGCCCGGGAGTGCGTACGTCGCTCGCCGACGTGATCCGACGGCTGGGCGCCGGGCGGGCCGTCGTCGTGTCGGCCCGCCCGGCGGAATGGGTGCCGGACACCGGTGTCGAGACCCTGCTGCTGCCGGCCCGGGACGGCGAGCAGGACAAGACCCTCGCCACGGTGGAGGCGCTGTGCGGTGAGTTCGTGCGGTTCGGGCTCACCCGGTCCGACGTCGTCGTCTCGTGCGGCGGCGGTACGACCACCGACGTGGTCGGGCTGGCGGCCGCGCTCTACCACCGGGGCGTGCCCGTGGTCCACCTGCCCACCACGCTGCTCGCCCAGGTGGACGCCAGCGTCGGCGGGAAGACGGCGGTGAACCTGCCGGCCGGCAAGAACCTGGTCGGCGCGTACTGGCAGCCCAGTGCGGTGCTCTGCGACACGGAGTACCTGTCGACCCTGCCGCGGCGCGAGCTGCTCAACGGTCTCGGCGAGATCGCCCGCTGCCACTTCATCGGCGCGGCCGACCTGCGCGGGCTGTCGCTGGAGGAGCAGATCACCGCCAGCGTCAGCCTCAAGGCCCGCATCGTGGAGACCGACGAGCGGGACACCGGACCACGACACACGCTCAACTACGGCCACACGCTGGGCCATGCGCTGGAGAAGGCGACCGACTTCGCGCTGCGGCACGGCGAGGGGGTGGCTATCGGAACGGTCTTCGCGGGGCGGCTCGCCGGCGCCCTGGGCCGTATCGACCAGGCGCGGGTGGAGGAGCACCAGGACGTCGTCCGGTACTACGGTCTCCCCACCGCCCTGCCCGTCGAGGCCGAACCCGCGGCCCTCATCGATCTGATGCGACACGACAAGAAGGCGATGAACGGACTCTCGTTCGTCCTCGACGGCCCGAACGGCGCGGAACTGGTAAGCGACGTACCGCACGAGGTGGTCGCGCGCGTCCTGGACCGGATGCCCCGAGCACGCCTGGCCGATCTGGTCGGCGGCGCCGCGCTCGAAGCCTCCACGACCGATGCGGCTCAGAAATGA